A genomic stretch from Halichoerus grypus chromosome 7, mHalGry1.hap1.1, whole genome shotgun sequence includes:
- the AQP10 gene encoding aquaporin-10 isoform X2 translates to MAQSQPLIKVMGRLRIRNHLARQCLAEFLAVFVLLFLTQGAVAQAVTSGENKGNFFTMFLAGSLAVIIAIYVGGNVSDALQNYTGGNLTVTGPRETASIFATYPAPYLSLNNGFLDQVLGTGILIVGTLAIVDTRNKGVPAGLEPVAVGLLVLAIGLSLGVNCGYPLNPARDLGPRLFTYVAGWGPEVFRAGNGWWWVPVVAPLVGAMLGTATYQLLVALHHPEE, encoded by the exons ATGGCCCAAAGTCAGCCCCTAATCAAAGTCATGGGCCGGCTCCGGATCCGCAACCACCTGGCCCGACAGTGCCTGGCAGAGTTTCTGGCTGTGTTCGTGCTCTTG ttCCTCACCCAGGGGGCTGTGGCCCAGGCTGTCACCAGCGGAGAAAACAAAGGCAACTTCTTCACCATGTTTCTGGCTGGCTCTCTGGCGGTTATAATAGCCATCTACGTGGGTGGTAACGTTTCAG ATGCCCTACAGAATTATACAGGTGGCAACCTGACAGTGACTGGCCCCAGGGAGACGGCCTCCATCTTTGCCACCTACCCTGCCCCGTATCTGTCCCTGAACAATGGCTTCCTGGATCAG GTTCTGGGCACAGGGATCCTGATTGTGGGCACCTTGGCCATCGTGGACACACGGAACAAGGGAGTGCCTGCAGGTCTGGAACCTGTGGCAGTGGGGCTGCTAGTCCTAGCAATCGGGCTATCCCTGGGTGTCAACTGTGGGTACCCACTCAACCCTGCCCGCGACCTGGGCCCACGGCTTTTCACCTACGTGGCTGGATGGGGCCCTGAAGTCTTCAG GGCTGGTAATGGCTGGTGGTGGGTGCCTGTGGTGGCCCCTCTGGTGGGGGCCATGCTCGGCACAGCCACATACCAGCTGCTGGTGGCTCTCCACCACCCGGAGGAGTAA
- the AQP10 gene encoding aquaporin-10 isoform X1 — protein MAQSQPLIKVMGRLRIRNHLARQCLAEFLAVFVLLFLTQGAVAQAVTSGENKGNFFTMFLAGSLAVIIAIYVGGNVSGAHLNPAFSLAMCLLGRFPWAKLPVYCLVQLLSAFCASGTTYAVYYDALQNYTGGNLTVTGPRETASIFATYPAPYLSLNNGFLDQVLGTGILIVGTLAIVDTRNKGVPAGLEPVAVGLLVLAIGLSLGVNCGYPLNPARDLGPRLFTYVAGWGPEVFRAGNGWWWVPVVAPLVGAMLGTATYQLLVALHHPEE, from the exons ATGGCCCAAAGTCAGCCCCTAATCAAAGTCATGGGCCGGCTCCGGATCCGCAACCACCTGGCCCGACAGTGCCTGGCAGAGTTTCTGGCTGTGTTCGTGCTCTTG ttCCTCACCCAGGGGGCTGTGGCCCAGGCTGTCACCAGCGGAGAAAACAAAGGCAACTTCTTCACCATGTTTCTGGCTGGCTCTCTGGCGGTTATAATAGCCATCTACGTGGGTGGTAACGTTTCAG GGGCCCACCTGAATCCAGCCTTCTCCCTGGCAATGTGCCTCCTGGGGCGTTTCCCCTGGGCCAAGCTTCCCGTCTACTGCTTGGTGCagcttctctctgccttctgtgCTTCTGGAACCACCTACGCTGTCTACTACG ATGCCCTACAGAATTATACAGGTGGCAACCTGACAGTGACTGGCCCCAGGGAGACGGCCTCCATCTTTGCCACCTACCCTGCCCCGTATCTGTCCCTGAACAATGGCTTCCTGGATCAG GTTCTGGGCACAGGGATCCTGATTGTGGGCACCTTGGCCATCGTGGACACACGGAACAAGGGAGTGCCTGCAGGTCTGGAACCTGTGGCAGTGGGGCTGCTAGTCCTAGCAATCGGGCTATCCCTGGGTGTCAACTGTGGGTACCCACTCAACCCTGCCCGCGACCTGGGCCCACGGCTTTTCACCTACGTGGCTGGATGGGGCCCTGAAGTCTTCAG GGCTGGTAATGGCTGGTGGTGGGTGCCTGTGGTGGCCCCTCTGGTGGGGGCCATGCTCGGCACAGCCACATACCAGCTGCTGGTGGCTCTCCACCACCCGGAGGAGTAA
- the HAX1 gene encoding HCLS1-associated protein X-1 — protein MSLFDLFRGFFGFSGPRSHREPFFGGMTRDEDEDDEDEEEEATWGRGSSRFEGPQPPEEFGFGFSFSPGGGMRFHDNFGFDDLIRDFSNLFSEMGTWTLPSRPPELPGPGPESETPGERRREGQTLRDSMLKYPDSHQPRIFGGVLESDARSESPKPAPDWGSQRPFGVFDDVWPMTPRSRAREDNDLDSQVSQEGLGPVLQPQPKSYFKSVSVTKITKPDGTVEERRTVVDSEGRTETTVTHQEADGSPRDDPESPTPPALDDAYSILDLFLGRWFRSR, from the exons ATGAGCCTGTTTGATCTCTTTCGGGGCTTTTTCGGCTTTTCTGGACCTCGGAG CCACAGAGAGCCCTTTTTTGGAGGGATGACTCGAGATGAAGATGAGGACGATGAGGACGAGGAAGAAGAAGCCACGTGGGGCCGTGGGAGCTCGAGGTTTgagggcccccagccccccgagGAATTTGGCTTTGGCTTCAGCTTCAGCCCAGGAGGAGGGATGCGTTTCCATGATAACTTCGGCTTTGATGACCTAATTCGGGATTTCAGTAACCTCTTCAGCGAGATGGGGACCTGGACCTTGCCTTCCCGCCCTCCTG AACTTCCAGGTCCTGGTCCTGAGTCAGAGACACCTGGTGAGAGACGACGGGAGGGACAGACACTTCGGGACTCAATGCTTAAGTATCCAGACAGTCACCAGCCCAGGATCTTTGGGGGGGTCTTGGAGAGTGATGCAAGAAGTGAATCCCCCAAACCAGCACCAGACTGGGGCTCCCAGAGACCTTTTGGTGTG TTTGATGATGTGTGGCCTATGACCCCCCGTTCTAGAGCCAGAGAAGACAATG ATCTTGATTCCCAGGTTTCCCAGGAGGGCCTCGGCCCAGTTCTGCAGCCCCAGCCCAAATCCTATTTCAAGAGCGTCTCTGTGACCAAGATCACTAAGCCAGATGGG ACAGTAGAGGAGCGCCGGACTGTGGTGGACAGTGAGGGCCGGACAGAGACCACAGTAACCCATCAAGAAGCAGATGGCAGTCCTAGAGATG ATCCAGAATCACCAACACCTCCAGCCCTGGATGATGCCTATTCCATcctggatttattcctaggaCGTTGGTTCCGGTCCCGGTAG